A genomic stretch from Larimichthys crocea isolate SSNF chromosome XXII, L_crocea_2.0, whole genome shotgun sequence includes:
- the chordc1b gene encoding cysteine and histidine-rich domain-containing protein 1: protein MSVLCYNKGCGQRFDPENNPDDVCTYHPGVPVFHDALKGWSCCKRRTTDFSDFLSIVGCTKGPHNKEKPPEPVKPDVTSSGEKKEGDDQKPKFNEYIISAPKPQEAISRPSADEPMVRMQHKVSGSLKQALEKLKLSENAADKKEEDGDEIKIGTSCKNGGCTTSFDGPASDSDVCSYHSGFPIFHEGMKYWSCCKRKTSDFNTFLSQEGCTKGSHLWRKKDAGNKVVPCRFDWHQTGTQVIISIYAKNGVPELSYVDANSTTLNIHVIFEGEKEFEQKISLWGVIDVSKSIVNMMAAKIEVAMKKSEAMSWARLDLPPPVPPPKESEKKEEEVDSENEDE from the exons atgtctgttttgtgttataATAAGGGATGTGGACAGCGGTTTGATCCAGAAAACAACCCAGACG atGTCTGCACGTATCATCCAGGAGTCCCGGTGTTCCACGACGCACTGAAG GGATGGTCCTGCTGCAAGAGAAGAACTACTGATTTCTCAGACTTCCTCAGCATTGTT GGCTGCACAAAAGGTCCCCACAACAAAGAGAAGCCCCCTGAGCCGGTGAAACCAGATGTGACATCATcgggagaaaagaaagaaggagacgACCAAAAACCAAAGTTTAACGAGTACATTATCTCAGCACCAAAGCCTCAGGAGGCGATAAGCAGACCAAG CGCTGATGAGCCGATGGTGAGAATGCAGCATAAAGTCTCTGGTTCTCTGAAGCAGGCTCtggagaaactgaaactttctGAAAATGCAGCAGACAAGAAAG agGAAGATGGTGACGAGATCAAGATCGGAACGTCCTGTAAAAATGGAGGATGTACTACA AGTTTTGATGGACCTGCGAGCGATTCGGATGTGTGCTCGTACCACTCTGGATTTCCTATCTTCCATGAGGG GATGAAATACTGGAGCTGTTGTAAGAGGAAAACCTCTGACTTTAACACCTTCCTCTCTCAAGAGGGCTGCACCAAGGGATCACATCTATGGAGGAAAAAGGATGCG GGTAACAAAGTGGTTCCATGTCGGTTTGACTGGCATCAGACCGGCACGCAGGTCATCATCTCTATCTACGCCAAGAACGGCGTTCCGGAGCTAAGCTACGTGGATGCAAACAGCACTACG CTCAACATCCATGTTATATTTGAAGGAGAGAAGGAATTTGAGCAGAAAATCAGCTTGTGGGGG GTGATTGATGTCAGTAAAAGTATAGTGAACATGATGGCCGCCAAGATTGAGGTCGCCATGAAGAAGTCCGAGGCCATGTCATGGGCTCGCCTGGACCTCCCCCCTCCCGTCCCCCCACCCAAGGAGAgcgagaagaaagaagaggaagttgATAGCGAGAACGAAGATGAATGA